From the genome of Argentina anserina chromosome 4, drPotAnse1.1, whole genome shotgun sequence, one region includes:
- the LOC126791650 gene encoding large ribosomal RNA subunit accumulation protein YCED homolog 2, chloroplastic — protein MLLTEMAEVANLVSARNIKLPCKTPANPKSSKVVYSQSFTIRASSKRNDYSLINKKNSRRSVIRISTADGRWHGNWGCDYLLSLQDLRLGDLIEDDDGTTKDAQVSVNLSVHKHASFGFSVDGRILTSFTRKCSNCSSPYRRKIDTQFNVWVLSSSRDDNTMQLPEIGGDDPSVIYVKPGNEAELDSLVQDSIRLATSIKDTCSELCEKSYPTVQFIGGERKASIDKRWSRLLELKNLQ, from the exons ATGCTTCTCACAGAAATGGCAGAAGTTGCTAATTTAGTATCAGCCAGAAATATTAAGCTTCCTTGTAAAACTCCTGCAAATCCCAAATCCTCCAAAGTGGTGTATTCTCAGAGTTTCACAATCCGAGCTTCTTCGAAAAGAAACGACTACTCTCTG ATTAACAAAAAGAACAGTAGGCGCAGTGTGATCAGAATATCAACAGCAGATGGGAGATGGCATGGAAATTGGGGATGTGATTACCTTCTGTCCCTCCAAGACCTGCGTTTGGGAGATTTGATCGAAGATGATGATGGAACTACCAAGGATGCTCAAGTTTCAGTCAACCTCTCTGTCCACAAG CATGCTAGTTTTGGCTTCTCTGTTGATGGAAGGATATTAACATCATTCACCAGAAAATGTAGCAACTGCTCTTCTCCATACCGCAGAAAG ATTGACACACAGTTTAATGTGTGGGTTCTGTCGTCAAGCAGAGACGACAACACGATGCAACTGCCTGAAATCGGTGGCGATGATCCATCA GTGATCTATGTGAAGCCTGGAAATGAAGCTGAACTTGATTCACTGGTACAAGACTCAATACGGCTCGCCACCTCCATAAAA GATACTTGTTCAGAGCTGTGTGAAAAATCATATCCAACTGTGCAGT TTATTGGTGGAGAAAGAAAGGCTTCGATTGATAAAAGATGGTCAAGACTCTTGGAGCTCAAGAATTTGCAATAA
- the LOC126790796 gene encoding probable splicing factor 3A subunit 1 has product MIGSILTLPAPPTDGNLGPLPLTQLTEVKSEETELNEELDRADAPPASVATHTRTIGIIHPPPDIRSIVDKTSQFVAKNGPDFEKRIIASNENNPKFKFLKSSDPYHAYYQHRLSEFRAQAQSSGQQPSTEGDDSAAPESAVMAAPAADGEEGTPKPDPSAPFRVARKVLEPPEAEQYTVRLPEGITGEELDIIKLTAQFVARNGKSFLNGLSNRESNNPQFHFLKPTHSMFMFFTSLADAYSKVLMPPKGLTDKLKNSVADMTTVLERCVHRLEWERSQEQARQKAEDEIEQERIQMAMIDWHDFVVVETIDFADDEDEDLPPPMTLEEVIRRSKVTDIEEDNVEPGKEVEMEMDEEEMQLVEEGMRQARLEEINERKNDNMVTDDPEPPMRIVKNWKRPEERIPAERDPTKVVISPITGELIPINEMSEHMRISLIDPKYKEQKERMFAKIRETTLAQDDEISRNIVGLARTRPDIFGTTEEEVSNAVKAEIEKKKDEQPKQVIWDGHTGSIGRTANQAMSQNINGEDQNDVNNLPGPAAPPPRPGVPLIRPLPPPPGLALNLPRVPPNTIQYPAPSSGGLPVPQLRPPVQYASVRPPGPPMPMNSGQQSLMVNRPPPMHPSMSMNAPSNPVPPPPGSQYTPMQVPRPYMHHPVPPPTMQMMPPPPMPHGMMPPPPPPEEAPPPLPEEPEPKRQKLDDSMLIAEDKFLAQHPGPVRITVSVPNVDEGNLKGQLLEITVQSLSETVGSLKEKISGEIQLPANKQKLSAKPGFLKDNLSLAYYNIGAGDTLALSLRERGGRKR; this is encoded by the exons ATGATAGGTTCCATATTGACCTTGCCAGCTCCTCCCACCGATGGAAACCTGGGGCCGCTGCCGCTTACGCAGCTGACGGAAGTGAAGTCCGAAGAGACGGAATTGAATGAGGAGCTGGACAGAGCCGATGCCCCACCGGCTTCAGTTGCGACGCATACTAGGACGATCGGTATCATACACCCTCCTCCTGATATCAGGAGCATTGTCGACAAGACTTCCCAATTTGTGGCAAAGAACGGGCCGGACTTTGAGAAGAGGATTATAGCTAGTAATGAGAACAATCCAAAGTTCAAGTTTTTGAAATCCTCAGATCCCTACCATGCTTATTATCAGCACCGCTTGTCCGAGTTTCGTGCGCAAGCTCAGTCCTCGGGGCAGCAGCCTTCTACAGAGGGTGATGATTCCGCGGCACCTGAATCAGCAGTCATGGCAGCTCCTGCGGCTGATGGGGAAGAAGGAACACCTAAGCCGGATCCATCTGCGCCGTTTAGAGTGGCGCGGAAAGTTCTTGAACCACCAGAGGCTGAGCAGTATACTGTTAGGCTTCCGGAAGGAATTACTGGAGAAGAGTTGGATATTATTAAGCTTACGGCCCAATTTGTAGCTCGAAATGGGAAATCGTTTTTGAATGGATTGTCAAACAGAGAGAGCAATAACCCCCAATTCCATTTTCTGAAGCCTACTCATAGTATGTTCATGTTTTTCACCTCTCTGGCTGATGCATATTCTAAGGTCCTGATGCCTCCAAAAGGTTTGACAGATAAGCTTAAGAATAGTGTTGCAGACATGACAACTGTGCTTGAACGCTGTGTGCATCGGCTTGAGTGGGAGAGATCTCAGGAGCAGGCAAGGCAGAAGGCTGAAGATGAGATAGAACAGGAAAGGATACAAATGGCGATGATTGATTGGCATGATTTTGTTGTGGTGGAAACAATCGACTTTGCTGACGATGAGGATGAGGATTTACCTCCTCCAATGACACTTGAAGAAGTTATAAGAAGAAGCAAGGTTACAGATATTGAAGAAGATAATGTTGAGCCTGGAAAGGAGGTGGAAATGGAAATGGATGAAGAAGAAATGCAGCTTGTTGAAGAGGGTATGAGGCAAGCAAGACTTGAAGAGATCAATGAAAGGAAGAATGATAATATGGTAACTGATGATCCTGAACCGCCGATGAGAATTGTGAAGAACTGGAAGAGACCTGAGGAGAGGATTCCTGCCGAAAGAGATCCAACAAAGGTTGTCATTTCCCCGATTACTGGAGAACTTATCCCTATTAATGAGATGTCTGAGCACATGAGGATATCCCTCATTGATCCAAAATACAAAGAGCAAAAAGAAAGGATGTTTGCTAAGATTAGGGAGACTACTCTTGCTCAGGATGATGAAATCTCAAGGAACATTGTGGGCCTTGCACGAACTCGTCCGGATATTTTTGGTACTACAGAGGAAGAAGTGTCTAATGCTGTCAAGGCTGAgattgagaaaaagaaagatgagCAACCAAAGCAGGTCATATGGGATGGTCACACAGGAAGCATTGGCCGCACAGCGAATCAAGCCATGTCACAGAATATCAATGGAGAGGATCAGAATGATGTTAACAATCTTCCTGGTCCAGCAGCACCTCCTCCAAGGCCTGGTGTGCCTTTGATTCGTCCTCTTCCCCCACCACCTGGTCTTGCCTTGAACCTTCCTCGTGTACCTCCAAACACAATCCAGTATCCTGCTCCATCTAGTGGTGGCCTCCCAGTACCTCAACTAAGGCCCCCTGTCCAATATGCATCAGTCCGACCACCTGGACCTCCAATGCCCATGAATTCTGGCCAGCAGTCGCTTATGGTGAATCGGCCACCTCCTATGCATCCGTCAATGTCTATGAATGCTCCCAGTAATCCTGTACCTCCTCCACCTGGTTCTCAGTATACACCTATGCAAGTTCCCCGGCCTTATATGCATCATCCTGTTCCGCCACCTACAATGCAAATGATGCCTCCACCACCTATGCCTCATGGAATGATGCCTCCACCACCGCCACCTGAGGAAGCTCCTCCACCGCTTCCAGAGGAACCTGAGCCAAAACGGCAGAAGCTTGATGACTCCATGCTTATTGCAGAAGATAAGTTTTTAGCTCAGCATCCG gGGCCTGTTCGTATCACTGTGTCTGTTCCTAATGTTGATGAAGGCAATCTTAAGGGACAACTTTTGGAGATCACGGTGCAGTCTTTATCTGAAACTGTTGGaagtctgaaagaaaaaatatctGGGGAGATCCAGCTTCCTGCAAACAAACAGAAATTGAGTGCAAAGCCTGGCTTTCTCAAGGATAATTTGTCTCTTGCATATTACAATATCGGAGCAGGAGATACACTTGCTCTTTCATTGAGAGAACGTGGTGGTAGAAAGCGATGA
- the LOC126792078 gene encoding aspartic proteinase CDR1-like: MAATVAQLVKLSLITFFLIFHTLYVPANTATVSTITKPKGIITKLIHHDSVLSPYYNPNASIRDLVSRSVKSSAARYAYLKAKSTNAFVVDDTRAHLVPENTAAQFMANFSFGEPPVPQLVTIDTGSDLLWIQCLPCTQCFKQSSPIFDPSKSSTYKILPCGSPDCVLEKPADKCNFLNQCRFNQKYFDNSSAEGLIATEKLTFQTSDEGLSVISDAVIGCGHINVAAYEGQISGVLGLGASQISLTTKLGSKFSYCIGSIRDPNYPHNQLILGEGTKTEGSATPLEMIDELYYLTLEGISLGQSRLQIDPKVFSRTGFTGGTIIDSGTTVSYLVKAAYDVLSAEVQKLLDGKLERVQDPDSPTALCYKGTIDQDLVGFPVATFHLAGGVDLVMDKASFFEVVSENEVCMAVQMAVGEGDSLNVIGILAQQNYNVAYDIAAKKVYLQSIDCELLES, encoded by the coding sequence ATGGCAGCCACAGTTGCACAACTTGTTAAGCTCTCTCTTATCACCTTCTTTTTAATCTTCCATACTTTATACGTACCAGCCAACACTGCAACAGTCTCCACCATCacaaaaccaaaaggcatTATCACAAAACTCATTCACCATGATTCAGTTTTGTCTCCTTATTATAACCCTAACGCGAGCATTAGAGATCTTGTTTCACGCTCAGTGAAGAGCTCTGCGGCACGCTATGCATACCTAAAAGCAAAGAGTACTAATGCTTTCGTGGTAGATGATACCCGTGCCCATCTTGTTCCGGAGAACACTGCAGCACAGTTTATGGCAAATTTTTCATTTGGAGAACCTCCAGTTCCACAGCTTGTAACGATAGATACAGGCAGCGACTTATTGTGGATTCAATGCCTGCCTTGCACACAGTGTTTTAAACAATCCAGTCCCATATTTGATCCTTCCAAGTCCTCCACATACAAAATCTTGCCTTGCGGATCTCCCGATTGCGTTCTTGAAAAGCCTGCTGATAAGTGCAATTTCTTAAACCAATGCAGGTTCAATCAAAAATACTTCGACAACTCGTCTGCTGAAGGACTCATCGCAACTGAAAAACTCACATTCCAGACATCAGACGAAGGGCTTAGCGTCATCTCCGATGCTGTTATCGGCTGTGGACACATCAATGTTGCTGCCTACGAAGGACAGATAAGTGGAGTGCTAGGTCTTGGCGCTTCACAAATATCTCTGACAACCAAGCTAGGCTCCAAATTTTCTTATTGCATTGGAAGCATAAGGGACCCTAACTACCCTCACAACCAATTGATCTTGGGTGAGGGTACAAAGACAGAAGGGTCAGCAACCCCTCTTGAAATGATTGATGAACTTTACTATCTAACCCTGGAGGGCATCAGCTTAGGCCAGTCCCGCCTCCAAATTGATCCAAAAGTTTTCAGCAGAACTGGATTTACTGGTGGAACAATCATCGACTCCGGAACAACAGTAAGCTACTTGGTTAAAGCTGCATACGATGTACTAAGTGCTGAAGTGCAAAAACTACTGGACGGAAAATTAGAACGTGTCCAAGATCCTGACTCTCCCACAGCTCTTTGCTACAAGGGAACAATCGACCAAGACCTTGTTGGATTTCCAGTTGCGACCTTTCACTTGGCAGGAGGGGTTGATTTGGTTATGGACAAAGCAAGCTTCTTCGAAGTAGTAAGTGAAAATGAAGTCTGTATGGCTGTGCAAATGGCGGTGGGTGAGGGAGATAGTTTGAATGTTATTGGAATTCTGGCACAGCAAAATTATAATGTTGCATATGACATAGCAGCAAAGAAGGTTTATCTCCAAAGTATTGACTGTGAGCTTCTTGAATCTTGA
- the LOC126790247 gene encoding glycosyltransferase BC10 — MKTGHPWRIGMGDIPIFSGARHRPPLKRPLWIIVLVSLVSIFVICAFLYPPQSSAACYIFSSRGCKAISDWLPPVPAREYNDDEIASQVVIKEILSAPPVQSKNPKLAFMFLTPSAVPFEKLWDKFFHGHEGKFSVYVHASKEKAVHLSRYFANREIRSDQVIWGKISMVDAERRLLAAALQDPDNQHFVLLSESCVPLYTFDYIYHYLMNTNISYVDCFEDPGPHGNGRYSEHMLPEIEMKDFRKGAQWFSVKRQHAVIIMADNLYYSKFRDYCKPGLEGRNCIADEHYLPTFFNIIDPGGIANWSVTHVDWSERKWHPKLYKAEDISYELLRNITSVDVSVHVTSDAKKVVQRWPCLWNGIQRPCYLFARKFHPESLNNLLHLFANYTTV; from the exons ATGAAGACGGGCCATCCCTGGCGCATAGGCATGGGTGATATTCCTATATTTTCTGGTGCTCGCCATCGGCCACCTTTGAAGAGGCCATTGTGGATCATTGTCTTGGTGTCGTTGGTTAGCATCTTTGTCATTTGTGCTTTTCTCTACCCGCCACAGAGCAGCGCCGCCTGTTACATATTTTCTTCTAGGGGTTGTAAGGCTATTTCGGATTGGCTTCCACCTGTTCCGGCAAGGGAATATAATGATGATGAGATTGCATCCCAGGTAGTGATAAAAGAAATTCTTAGTGCACCTCCTGTTCAATCGAAAAACCCGAAACTAGCATTCATGTTCCTCACACCTAGCGCTGTGCCTTTTGAGAAGCTCTGGGATAAATTCTTCCAT GGTCATGAGGGAAAGTTCTCTGTTTATGTGCATGCATCTAAAGAAAAGGCAGTTCATCTGAGCCGTTACTTTGCTAATAGAGAGATACGCAGTGACCAG GTGATTTGGGGAAAAATTTCCATGGTAGATGCAGAGAGACGATTATTGGCAGCAGCTCTTCAAGATCCTGATAACCAGCACTTTGTGTTACTTTCTGAAAG TTGCGTACCATTGTATACGTTTGACTATATCTATCACTATCTGATGAATACAAATATAAGCTACGTTGACTG CTTTGAAGATCCTGGTCCGCATGGAAATGGCAGGTACTCAGAACACATGTTACCTGaaattgagatgaaagacttcAGAAAGGGTGCACAG TGGTTCTCAGTCAAGCGTCAGCATGCTGTTATTATAATGGCTGATAATCTTTACTACTCAAAGTTTCGGGATTACTGCAAG CCAGGTTTGGAGGGGCGCAATTGCATTGCTGATGAACATTACTTGCCAACCTTTTTTAAT ATAATTGATCCTGGTGGAATTGCAAACTGGTCTGTAACACACGTTGATTGGTCTGAAAGAAAGTGGCACCCAAAGTTATACAAGGCTGAGGATATTAGTTACGAGCTTCTGAGAAATATTACG TCTGTTGATGTGAGCGTCCATGTAACCAGTGATGCAAAG AAAGTAGTGCAAAGATGGCCGTGCTTATGGAATGGTATACAACGACCATGTTACTTGTTTGCAAGGAAGTTTCATCCAGAGAGTCTCAATAACTTGTTGCACCTTTTTGCCAATTATACAACAGTTTGA